From the genome of Spinacia oleracea cultivar Varoflay chromosome 2, BTI_SOV_V1, whole genome shotgun sequence, one region includes:
- the LOC130467577 gene encoding serine/threonine-protein phosphatase 7 long form homolog codes for MEPTIHPGPRDTSVLTLQAEHRSEDVWGGGMDRLLTCREHVLGLGEWVIHDRVLEFVRLAGFYGVHRLVGGGLALDRSLITALIERWRQETHTFHLAVGEATITLQDVAVLLGLRVHGAPVTGDGTGVWSALVEELLGIRPEPGDDGKPVLQGSSLRMTWLRRHFSQGPPDDAADIVYERFSRAYILALMGSILFADKSGDAVQLVYLPLIRDLRRAGTYSWGSATLAYLYRQMCRAARRRSRDIGGPLILLQLWSWEHIHIGRPRISRVRDAPPPDPEHPIEVDDASILGTQHQRGVDPLACSWLRVHFSCGHTASGLSFFRDALDHQKETQMTWQPYSETVLGLLPEICRCDRDIWRSVVPLICFDIVEYHYPNRVMRQFGLEQSVPVACDTSVDLHNVDRRHKNKKFEEMHRKYVEEWRDRESRIVQGTPFAGHRERMKEYMDWYCSITRLLITPVTRSPPTTHYQPSSSDIILSHALADLASRCTRAVDSALELPPSLALPLTLDTLRNLSSSCIETLSRVGQEHILQQYDLASSQCTPDTSTSHVSRGRGFRPPRARPPPLTPPLRPIALTSPHPPPPPSPRPPPPPSPRPPPLTPPASPPASQVISSPPLQLLTYRRQKGCSPSQRPEPIAEEDDIGTFRTFRNSCVIIGTIELLEIFCLHSSILLHKCYGLVGWYDLWRLLELDYKRWSWIIDVVGDLGFVYRLLELDYLAEDLSPFSGCTLETASLEQGAL; via the exons ATGGAGCCGACGATCCATCCCGGCCCACGTGATACTTCGGTTTTGACGTTGCAGGCGGAGCATAGGAGTGAGGATGTTTGGGGAGGGGGTATGGACAGGCTTTTGACGTGTCGGGAGCACGTGCTTGGTTTAGGAGAGTGGGTGATACATGATCGAGTCTTGGAGTTTGTTAGATTAGCAGGGTTCTATGGTGTACATAGATTGGTTGGTGGTGGATTAGCCTTAGATAGGTCTTTGATCACAGCATTGATTGAGAGATGGAGACAGGAGACGCACACTTTTCATTTGGCTGTTGGTGAGGCTACTATTACTCTGCAGGATGTCGCTGTTTTGTTGGGGCTCAGAGTTCATGGGGCTCCTGTCACAGGGGATGGTACTGGGGTGTGGTCAGCTTTAGTCGAGGAGTTGTTAGGGATACGACCAGAGCCTGGTGATGATGGAAAACCTGTTCTCCAGGGTTCATCATTGAGGATGACTTGGTTGAGGCGACACTTCAGTCAGGGCCCCCCTGATGACGCTGCTGATATTGTTTATGAGAGGTTTAGCCGAGCATATATTCTTGCACTTATGGGGTCCATTTTGTTTGCTGATAAGAGCGGTGATGCCGTGCAGCTCGTCTACTTGCCATTGATACGCGACTTGCGTAGAGCTGGGACATACAGCTGGGGGAGTGCGACCCTTGCTTATTTGTATCGACAGATGTGTCGAGCCGCTCGTAGACGATCCCGTGACATTGGTGGTCCACTTATACTTCTGCAGTTATGGTCATGGGAGCATATTCACATTGGTCGTCCGAGGATTTCGAGAGTTCGCGATGCTCCACCTCCTGACCCAGAGCATCCTATTGAGGTCGACGATGCATCTATTCTTGGTACTCAGCATCAGCGTGGAGTGGACCCCTTAGCATGCAG TTGGCTTAGGGTTCACTTTTCATGTGGCCATACAGCTAGTGGACTCTCTTTCTTTAGGGATGCACTTGACCATCAAAAGGAGACACAG ATGACTTGGCAGCCATATTCAGAGACGGTACTTGGTTTACTACCCGAAATTTGTAGATGTGATAGAGATATATGGCGCTCAGTTGTACCGTTGATTTGCTTTGACATTGTTGAGTACCACTACCCAAATCGAGTGATGCGTCAGTTTGGATTGGAACAGTCAGTTCCCGTTGCGTGTGACACGAGTGTTGATCTTCATAATGTGGATCGACGGCATAAAAACAAGAAGTTTGAAGAGATGCATCGCAAATATGTGGAGGAGTGGCGTGATCGTGAGAGTCGGATTGTTCAAGGCACTCCTTTTGCCGGTCATCGTGAGAGGATGAAGGAGTATATGGATTGGTATTGTAGCATCACGAGACTCCTCATTACTCCTGTTACACGATCACCCCCCACCACTCATTATCAGCCGTCTTCCTCTGATATTATTTTG TCACATGCATTGGCTGATCTTGCCTCAAGATGCACTCGAGCTGTGGATTCTGCGTTAGAGTTACCTCCCAGTTTGGCCCTTCCTCTCACTCTTGATACGTTACGCAATTTGAGTTCCTCTTGCATTGAGACCTTATCAAGAGTGGGGCAAGAACATATCCTCCAACAATATGATTTAGCCTCGTCTCAGTGTACACCCGACACCTCCACCTCACATGTTTCTCGAGGGCGTGGTTTTCGACCACCACGTGCACGCCCTCCACCACTTACTCCTCCTCTACGCCCTATAGCACTTACTTCTCcacaccctccaccaccaccttctccacgccctccaccaccaccttctccaCGCCCTCCACCTCTTACTCCTCCTGCATCTCCGCCAGCATCACAAGTTATTTCATCTCCTCCTTTGCAGCTTCTCACTTACCGGCGACAAAAGGGTTGCTCTCCTAGTCAACGTCCCGAGCCAATTGCCGAGGAGGATGA TATTGGAACTTTTAGAACTTTTAGAAACTCATGTGTCATTATTGGAACGATTGAACTTTTGGAAATTTTTTGTTTGCACTCTTCTATTTTGTTGCATAAGTGTTATGGTTTGGTTGGTTGGTATGATTTGTGGAGGTTATTGGAGTTGGATTACAAACGTTGGAGTTGGATTATAGACGTTGTTGGAGATCTTGGATTTGTTTACAGGTTGTTGGAGTTGGACTATTTGGCAGAAGATCTCAGCCCATTTTCTGGCTGCACACTGGAAACTGCAAGTTTGGAGCAGGGGGCATTatga
- the LOC130467576 gene encoding uncharacterized protein, with product MELPDYPIYCHWGGEILQSSGDVTYKGGERKFGFVNCQMSYDEVLSKVYDLMRCDSRYVELKLLMRYPMMSGSYEAIPLDDDNSLKAMLIAMSQTQSTTMQLFIEQLPKQPETQSHLESFHEMESFPYLPLTNQSGLTGSFTRMLTDEQYASEHILELTSPTQTPHVEATNGDPSMILFDSLDQICVDFFGDEEVGVDSDVDEDEDTQDANDKAIRESAPSQIFNNVAELDPILLDSWRTWSNNHSFDGEFAIGQEFDSSAQLKDIVKGYSIAKNHSFKVLESEPTKYVVECKRKSSCKCSWRLRAIKDPCLASFRIVRYNGPHASNCLGDINSIDHPLLSSDFVCNEIKDLIRADPSLKIRVIVQAVKVKFKYTITYKRAWSAKQKAIASIFGDWEQSYEELPRYMQALKESNPGTVVEWCTLASNEDPSVHIFFRVFWAFKPSIDGFKHCRPLITIDGTHLYGKYKGTLLIAMGTDANSQLFPLAFAIVESENGESWKWFMKCIRHLVTQREGLCVISDRHAGILQTMNEVNSGWEEPRAHHRFCTRHLASNVNTQFKNAYVKNLFGKAADARQRKKFDYYLGRIGELNVEAHKYLMDISSHRWSIHHDGGFRYGVKTTNMSEAFNGVMKGARCLPITALVRMTFYRVNSYFVTRRGWGKRRIEEGHDFVEKATTTIEMNMAKSGAHEVQAFDHEMGLFEVTTGRGGRASGKGGNVHTVNLVAKTCTCEKLKIYKLPCSHVLAVCRSRSLSYAAFVDPFFTTVEYRQTYLKSFHPLPDVPYWPHYTGVRIVADASKRRGVGRPKSSRYPNEMDSSARRSVNVKSCSICRRQGHNKKTCAARGGVGSSG from the coding sequence ATGGAGTTGCCAGACTATCCTATTTATTGTCATTGGGGAGGGGAAATTTTGCAAAGTAGCGGTGATGTTACATATAAAGGAGGAGAGCGAAAATTTGGGTTTGTCAATTGTCAAATGAGTTATGATGAGGTTTTGAGTAAGGTTTATGATCTTATGAGATGTGACTCGAGATATGTGGAGTTGAAGCTACTAATGAGGTATCCAATGATGTCCGGTTCATATGAAGCCATTCCGTTGGATGATGACAATTCTTTAAAAGCAATGTTGATTGCTATGTCTCAAACACAATCAACCACAATGCAATTGTTCATCGAGCAACTTCCAAAGCAACCTGAAACTCAATCCCACTTGGAATCCTTTCATGAAATGGAATCATTTCCCTACTTGCCCTTGACAAATCAAAGTGGGTTAACGGGTTCATTCACAAGAATGCTTACGGATGAACAATATGCTAGTGAACACATTTTAGAGCTCACTTCTCCAACTCAAACACCACATGTAGAAGCTACAAATGGTGATCCATCTATGATACTTTTCGATTCTCTAGATCAAATATGTGTTGATTTTTTTGGAGATGAAGAGGTTGGGGTGGATAGTGAtgttgatgaagatgaagatacaCAAGATGCTAATGACAAAGCTATAAGAGAAAGCGCTCCATCTCAAATTTTCAACAATGTTGCAGAGTTGGATCCGattttgcttgattcttggaggaCTTGGTCCAACAACCACTCTTTCGATGGTGAATTTGCTATTGGGCAAGAGTTTGATTCTTCGGCGCAATTGAAAGACATAGTCAAAGGTTATTCCATAGCTAAAAATCATTCATTTAAGGTGTTGGAGAGTGAGCCCACAAAATACGTAGTTGAGTGTAAAAGAAAGAGTTCATGCAAATGCTCATGGAGGTTACGTGCAATCAAGGATCCTTGTCTTGCTTCATTCAGAATTGTGAGGTATAATGGCCCCCATGCAAGTAATTGTTTGGGTGACATAAACTCAATCGATCATCCTCTTCTCTCCTCTGATTTTGTATGCAATGAGATAAAAGATCTTATTCGTGCCGATCCTTCTTTGAAAATCCGTGTTATTGTGCAAGCGGTGAAAGTTAAGTTTAAGTATACCATTACTTACAAGAGAGCTTGGTCAGCGAAACAAAAGGCTATTGCAAGCATTTTTGGTGATTGGGAGCAATCTTACGAAGAGTTGCCTAGGTACATGCAAGCATTGAAAGAATCTAATCCAGGAACCGTCGTGGAATGGTGTACCTTGGCTTCTAATGAAGATCCTTCTGTTCACAttttttttagagtgttttggGCATTCAAGCCTTCCATCGATGGTTTTAAGCACTGTCGACCCCTAATCACCATAGATGGAACTCATTTGTATGGTAAGTACAAGGGCACGTTACTCATAGCCATGGGTACAGATGCGAATTCTCAATTGTTCCCTCTTGCTTTTGCTATTGTTGAAAGTGAAAATGGTGAGAGTTGGAAATGGTTCATGAAATGCATTCGGCATTTAGTTACTCAGAGGGAAGGTTTATGTGTCATTTCTGATAGACATGCAGGGATTTTGCAAACAATGAATGAGGTCAATAGTGGGTGGGAGGAGCCGCGTGCCCACCATCGATTTTGTACTCGTCACCTTGCCTCTAATGTCAACACTCAGTTCAAGAATGCTTATGTGAAGAACCTTTTCGGAAAAGCCGCAGATGCTCGTCAAAGAAAGAAGTTTGATTACTACTTGGGAAGAATTGGTGAATTGAATGTTGAAGCTCATAAGTACTTGATGGATATTTCTTCTCATCGGTGGTCGATCCACCATGATGGTGGTTTTAGATATGGCGTGAAAACCACAAACATGTCCGAAGCTTTTAATGGGGTGATGAAAGGTGCTCGTTGTTTGCCGATAACCGCCCTTGTTCGGATGACGTTTTACCGAGTGAACTCCTACTTTGTTACAAGACGAGGTTGGGGTAAAAGGAGAATTGAAGAAGGCCACGATTTCGTTGAGAAGgccacaacaacaattgaaatgAACATGGCAAAATCTGGTGCTCACGAGGTCCAAGCCTTTGATCATGAGATGGGGCTATTTGAGGTTACAACTGGACGAGGAGGCAGGGCTTCAGGTAAAGGTGGTAACGTACACACTGTTAACCTTGTAGCCAAAACTTGCACTTGTGAGAAATTAAAAATCTACAAGTTGCCATGCTCCCATGTGCTTGCGGTTTGTCGTTCTCGCAGCTTATCTTATGCTGCTTTCGTTGATCCTTTCTTTACCACTGTCGAGTATAGGCAAACATACTTGAAGAGCTTTCATCCACTTCCTGATGTTCCCTATTGGCCTCATTATACTGGGGTGAGAATAGTTGCTGATGCTAGTAAACGGCGTGGTGTGGGACGCCCAAAGTCGTCTCGATACCCTAATGAGATGGATTCGAGTGCTCGACGCAGTGTCAATGTAAAATCATGTAGCATTTGTCGACGTCAAGGGCATAATAAGAAAACTTGTGCAGCTAGGGGTGGTGTTGGATCATCGGGGTAA